In one Prosthecochloris aestuarii DSM 271 genomic region, the following are encoded:
- a CDS encoding DUF452 family protein: MKTIWIEQRNNHRVLVFFNGWGMDEQIARYIHSSTPGTFEYDVLACHDYHDLLLPEEDRQRLAAYDERVVVAWSFGVYAALNSGLEHIGRAIALNGTPYPVSSDEGIAPEIFQATLDNWSEDGRERFMRRIAGGRDLAGRLAAVGMRRSIDEQKSELAALQQRLTDSSSQAEHGWRYSHAVIGARDMIFSPDAQKRAWRDLPLTVVETMPHVPFFHLKGWHEVMACSS, from the coding sequence ATGAAGACGATCTGGATAGAACAGCGAAACAACCACCGTGTTCTGGTGTTTTTCAATGGTTGGGGAATGGATGAACAGATTGCCCGTTACATCCATTCCTCGACACCCGGGACGTTTGAGTATGACGTTCTTGCCTGTCACGATTATCATGACCTTCTGCTGCCGGAAGAGGATCGACAACGTCTGGCCGCTTATGACGAGCGGGTTGTCGTTGCATGGTCGTTCGGGGTTTACGCTGCATTGAACAGCGGTCTGGAGCATATCGGAAGGGCGATCGCTCTCAACGGGACACCCTATCCGGTAAGCAGCGATGAAGGCATTGCACCGGAGATCTTTCAGGCAACCCTCGATAACTGGTCGGAAGATGGTCGTGAGCGATTCATGCGCAGGATTGCGGGTGGCAGAGATCTGGCTGGTCGTCTGGCGGCCGTTGGGATGCGGCGCAGTATTGATGAGCAGAAATCTGAACTCGCCGCCCTGCAGCAGCGCCTGACTGATAGCTCTTCGCAGGCTGAGCACGGATGGCGTTACTCGCACGCCGTCATAGGCGCTCGGGATATGATTTTTTCTCCTGATGCCCAGAAAAGGGCGTGGCGTGATCTGCCGTTGACCGTTGTGGAGACAATGCCGCATGTTCCGTTTTTCCATCTCAAAGGCTGGCACGAGGTGATGGCATGCAGCAGTTGA
- the bioD gene encoding dethiobiotin synthase: protein MIIAVSGIDTGIGKTIATGLLARALLLKGRSVITQKAVQTGCEALSDDIVVHRELMGIGLQEVDRESLTCPLVFAYPASPHLAAAMEHRRIDPEVIAKASKALQRHYQIILLEGAGGLMVPLNDELLFVDYLAREAVPLILVTSSRLGSINHTLLSLEACRHRKIVLRGLLYNRFGGEEDAAIAVDTRRFLERSLSLYGYRCPVVDLPDAASDLGKSGLEALAALVG from the coding sequence ATGATCATAGCGGTCAGTGGTATCGATACAGGGATAGGAAAGACCATCGCGACAGGCTTGCTTGCCAGGGCTCTGCTGCTGAAGGGAAGGAGTGTGATAACGCAAAAGGCTGTCCAGACCGGATGCGAGGCACTATCGGACGATATTGTGGTGCATAGGGAGCTGATGGGGATTGGTTTGCAGGAGGTTGATCGAGAATCGCTGACCTGTCCACTGGTTTTTGCCTATCCGGCCTCTCCTCACCTTGCGGCAGCAATGGAGCATCGCCGTATAGATCCGGAGGTGATTGCAAAAGCATCGAAAGCGCTGCAGCGCCACTATCAGATTATTCTGCTTGAAGGGGCGGGCGGACTTATGGTGCCGCTCAATGACGAGCTGCTGTTTGTCGATTACCTGGCAAGGGAGGCTGTTCCGCTTATTCTTGTGACCTCTTCGCGACTTGGCAGCATCAATCATACGCTTCTCTCGCTGGAGGCGTGCCGCCATAGAAAGATTGTGCTCAGGGGTCTTTTGTATAATCGATTCGGCGGGGAAGAGGATGCCGCGATTGCTGTCGATACCCGTCGTTTTCTGGAACGGAGCCTTTCCCTGTATGGCTATCGATGTCCTGTCGTCGATCTGCCGGATGCTGCATCGGATTTGGGCAAATCAGGACTTGAGGCTCTTGCCGCCCTTGTTGGGTGA
- the bioC gene encoding malonyl-ACP O-methyltransferase BioC, with product MQQLNKTLIRQRFGRQLHGYNRHAFIQKKMAGHLADMVSASLASSEVGRLFEIGVGSAALTDALLHRLRIDRYYANDLVPQCRQMVETVTALHGVDSAEFLDGDIEALREIPGDLDVIVSGATVQWLEDLPGFFHRMAGALKPGGVLAFSTFGHDNMQEIRALESVGLHYHTLAEMQAMAGELYEVTGMEEERHQLDFTGPEAVLRHISRTGVNGLDGRAWTKSRHRAFIDRYRRAFSSGDGVRLTYHTMYCCFRKCPASAGVEATCC from the coding sequence ATGCAGCAGTTGAACAAGACATTGATCCGGCAGCGTTTCGGGCGTCAGCTGCATGGTTATAACCGACACGCATTTATCCAGAAGAAGATGGCCGGGCATCTGGCCGATATGGTGAGCGCATCGCTTGCATCGTCTGAGGTCGGTCGTTTGTTTGAAATAGGCGTCGGCTCTGCTGCATTGACAGACGCGCTGCTCCATCGTTTGCGTATCGACCGTTACTATGCCAATGATCTGGTTCCGCAATGCCGACAGATGGTGGAAACAGTTACTGCGCTTCATGGCGTAGATTCTGCCGAGTTTCTTGATGGCGATATAGAGGCGCTTCGGGAGATTCCCGGAGATCTTGATGTCATTGTTTCCGGGGCGACCGTTCAGTGGCTTGAAGACCTGCCAGGGTTTTTCCATCGTATGGCAGGCGCGCTCAAGCCCGGGGGAGTGCTTGCTTTCAGCACTTTCGGACATGATAATATGCAGGAGATTCGCGCGCTTGAATCTGTTGGCTTGCACTACCATACCCTGGCAGAGATGCAGGCAATGGCAGGAGAGCTCTATGAGGTTACCGGTATGGAGGAGGAGCGCCATCAGCTTGATTTCACTGGTCCGGAAGCAGTACTTCGCCATATCAGTCGGACTGGCGTCAATGGTCTTGATGGCCGCGCATGGACGAAGAGCCGCCACAGGGCTTTTATCGATCGCTACCGGCGTGCGTTTTCGTCGGGCGATGGCGTGCGCCTGACCTATCATACGATGTATTGCTGTTTCAGGAAATGCCCTGCTTCGGCTGGCGTTGAAGCGACGTGCTGCTGA